One window of the Mycoplasmopsis anatis genome contains the following:
- a CDS encoding variable surface lipoprotein translates to MKKNKWFFTLGTISLILPTIAISASCGKKNENKNKVENPNKNDQDNKNGSLNTSGSGDSVNPGN, encoded by the coding sequence ATGAAAAAAAATAAATGATTTTTCACATTAGGAACTATTAGTTTAATACTTCCAACAATTGCTATTTCTGCTTCGTGTGGAAAGAAAAATGAAAATAAAAATAAGGTTGAAAATCCTAATAAAAATGATCAAGACAACAAAAATGGAAGTTTAAATACTTCCGGATCAGGTGATAGTGTGAATCCCGGGAACTAA
- a CDS encoding PTS sugar transporter subunit IIA — translation MKKIPTFITLSGKCGGVTAYAGATPALLSIAEFISPNGSWENITYTAIIAGIAIILTFVLTLIISSDKIQFSKKAMILNKIKVKKLTLYNPMSGKTIALKDVNDATFASEVLGKGYAIEPKEGILRAPFNGTVQVVMDSKHAIGLKSDDGMEVLMHIGIDTVKLNGKHFKSNLKVGDRVSLGDNLIKFDIKAIKKEGYELTTPIIITNAQEFDNINFSELGEHKFADKMVSVISEDKNE, via the coding sequence GTGAAAAAAATACCCACATTTATCACGCTAAGTGGGAAATGTGGGGGAGTTACTGCTTATGCAGGTGCTACACCGGCGCTATTAAGTATTGCTGAATTTATTAGTCCAAATGGAAGTTGAGAGAATATTACTTACACCGCTATTATTGCGGGAATTGCTATTATTTTAACATTTGTACTAACTCTTATAATTTCAAGTGATAAAATTCAATTCTCTAAAAAAGCTATGATTTTAAACAAAATTAAAGTTAAAAAATTAACTTTATACAACCCAATGAGCGGAAAAACTATTGCACTTAAAGATGTTAATGATGCAACTTTTGCTTCAGAAGTTCTTGGAAAAGGCTATGCAATTGAACCTAAAGAAGGAATTTTAAGAGCTCCTTTTAACGGTACTGTTCAAGTGGTTATGGATTCAAAACACGCTATTGGTCTAAAATCAGATGATGGTATGGAAGTTTTAATGCACATCGGTATAGATACTGTAAAATTAAATGGAAAACATTTTAAATCAAATCTTAAAGTTGGTGATAGAGTTTCATTAGGTGATAATCTAATTAAATTTGATATTAAAGCTATCAAAAAAGAAGGTTATGAATTAACAACTCCAATTATTATTACAAATGCACAAGAATTTGATAACATCAACTTCTCTGAATTAGGAGAACACAAATTTGCTGATAAAATGGTTTCAGTAATTTCGGAGGATAAAAATGAATAA
- a CDS encoding type IV toxin-antitoxin system AbiEi family antitoxin domain-containing protein has translation MLEVFFSKNDLLTVREAKNLGISRYKLFNLVKKGYLERLKNGIYKKRETLNDEFAAISVKNENVVFSYHTALFLYDLSDRVPNIFHISVPQGYNVRHIKKHTNSIRVHYIKRENFELGISEIKTPYGNKVKIYDLERTICDIVSQRRNIDRQIYVDALKGYFKRNDKNLRKLIKYSVILGVEEEIRKYIEIL, from the coding sequence ATGTTAGAAGTATTTTTTAGTAAAAATGATCTATTAACAGTAAGAGAAGCTAAAAATCTTGGAATAAGTAGATATAAGCTTTTTAATTTAGTTAAAAAAGGATATCTAGAAAGATTAAAAAATGGAATATATAAGAAAAGAGAAACACTCAATGATGAATTTGCAGCTATTTCAGTAAAGAATGAAAATGTTGTTTTTTCATATCATACTGCTTTATTTTTATACGACCTATCTGATAGGGTTCCGAATATATTTCATATAAGCGTACCACAAGGTTATAATGTAAGACATATTAAAAAGCATACGAATTCTATTAGAGTGCACTATATCAAAAGAGAAAATTTCGAATTAGGAATCTCAGAAATTAAAACTCCGTATGGTAATAAGGTTAAAATTTATGATTTAGAGAGAACAATATGTGATATTGTTTCTCAGAGAAGAAATATTGATAGACAGATATATGTAGATGCACTAAAAGGTTATTTTAAGAGAAATGATAAAAATTTAAGAAAGCTTATAAAGTATAGTGTTATTCTAGGTGTTGAAGAAGAAATAAGAAAATATATTGAAATTTTATAA
- a CDS encoding PRD domain-containing protein translates to MEIKKILNNNAVIVTDNDGKDKIILEKGLGFNHKVGDKINENQNQQVFILSDEFYQKYINLTKNIDSEILDISETVIQYGKQILRTPLNEFIHLTVPDHIAGVVTRYKNNQELTNSLTLEISRLFDKEFLIGQYACKLMNDKLNIQVTDDEATFIAMHFVNAQVEQREEIQTTLSFIKDIIKIVETFFSRHYDINSFSYYRFIMHLRGLISRIYLNKPFNNDDNLYTTISNSYPQPAQCVEKVVKMISLKYKKDVSTEEKAYLILYIEKLNREF, encoded by the coding sequence GTGGAAATTAAAAAAATATTAAATAACAATGCTGTTATTGTAACTGATAATGATGGCAAAGATAAAATTATCTTAGAAAAAGGTTTAGGATTTAACCACAAAGTTGGGGATAAAATAAACGAAAATCAAAATCAACAAGTATTTATTTTATCTGATGAGTTTTATCAAAAATATATAAATTTAACTAAGAATATTGATTCTGAAATACTAGATATTTCTGAAACAGTTATTCAATATGGTAAACAAATTCTTCGTACTCCATTAAATGAGTTTATTCATTTAACTGTTCCAGACCACATAGCTGGGGTAGTTACTAGATATAAAAACAATCAAGAGCTAACAAATAGTCTTACTCTTGAAATATCACGACTTTTTGATAAAGAATTCTTAATTGGCCAATATGCATGTAAATTAATGAATGATAAGCTTAATATACAAGTAACTGACGATGAAGCTACATTTATCGCAATGCACTTTGTTAATGCTCAAGTTGAACAACGTGAAGAAATTCAAACTACTTTAAGTTTTATTAAAGATATTATTAAAATTGTAGAAACTTTTTTCTCTAGACATTATGATATAAATTCCTTTTCATATTATCGCTTTATCATGCATCTACGAGGATTGATTAGTCGCATTTATCTAAATAAACCATTTAATAATGACGATAATTTATATACAACTATAAGTAACTCATATCCACAACCCGCTCAATGTGTTGAAAAAGTAGTAAAGATGATTTCACTGAAATATAAAAAAGATGTTTCAACTGAAGAAAAAGCATATTTAATACTTTACATTGAAAAACTAAACCGAGAATTTTAA
- the rbfA gene encoding 30S ribosome-binding factor RbfA, which translates to MNNINLQRKQARVHLLVSDIVTNELTNSNIIDPVVMDVYLSNDLSHLKVYVNLSGNTTKGLEALNNAAGYVRTVLSKSLDWRKVPQVVFELDTVSQNGSRIDKILRDIKNEE; encoded by the coding sequence ATGAATAATATTAATTTACAAAGAAAACAAGCAAGAGTACATTTATTAGTTAGTGATATCGTAACTAACGAATTAACTAACTCAAATATTATTGATCCAGTGGTTATGGACGTGTATTTAAGTAATGATCTTTCACATCTTAAGGTATATGTAAATCTTTCAGGTAATACTACTAAAGGTTTAGAAGCTTTAAATAATGCTGCTGGATATGTAAGAACTGTTTTATCTAAAAGTTTAGATTGAAGAAAAGTTCCTCAAGTTGTTTTTGAACTTGATACTGTTAGCCAAAACGGTAGTAGAATAGACAAAATTCTTAGAGATATTAAGAATGAAGAATAA
- a CDS encoding M42 family metallopeptidase, with translation MVKYKDLFDRLNVYMNIEAMSRFEEPVVDELKRNISSSKFEITRDGFGSFIALKKSKKANAPKVMVAAHMDEVGYLVRMIKDNGNILVSPVGGVWPTTVIGTKAKLVTNSENKIFYGVFGHTSIHILEAEKVNKAITSKELFVDFGFMSKKEVEEAGIEIGDRIYISGETIQFPNNIVGGKAMDNRAGVTAMEFIAKNIEDLELDCDVYLVGTVQEEVGTRGAKTSVSIINPDVAFAVDTGASHDTSDCIPGVPVLGKGAAILIKDGGTLTDPMLVNDLMTISKEKDIKAYKYIAEGGGTDASQLQYGQGGVSTVTVSIPQRYLHSPIGLASLVDIEATIDLVSEFIKSFNSEKLKEYRK, from the coding sequence ATGGTTAAATATAAAGATTTATTTGATAGATTAAATGTTTACATGAACATTGAAGCTATGTCGCGTTTTGAAGAACCTGTTGTGGATGAATTAAAAAGAAACATTTCAAGCTCAAAATTTGAAATCACTAGAGATGGTTTTGGTTCATTTATTGCATTAAAAAAATCTAAGAAAGCAAATGCACCAAAAGTTATGGTAGCAGCACATATGGACGAGGTTGGATATTTAGTTAGAATGATTAAAGATAATGGGAATATTCTAGTTAGTCCAGTTGGGGGAGTGTGACCTACAACAGTTATTGGTACTAAAGCTAAATTAGTAACTAATAGTGAAAATAAGATTTTTTATGGAGTTTTTGGTCACACATCAATTCACATTTTAGAAGCTGAAAAAGTAAATAAAGCAATTACAAGTAAGGAGTTATTTGTTGACTTTGGTTTCATGTCTAAAAAAGAAGTTGAAGAAGCAGGAATTGAAATTGGTGATAGAATTTATATCAGTGGTGAAACAATTCAATTCCCGAATAATATCGTTGGTGGAAAAGCAATGGATAACCGTGCTGGTGTAACTGCTATGGAATTTATTGCTAAAAATATTGAAGATCTTGAACTTGATTGTGATGTATACTTAGTAGGTACTGTTCAGGAAGAAGTAGGAACACGTGGTGCTAAAACTTCAGTTTCAATTATTAATCCAGATGTTGCTTTTGCAGTTGACACTGGAGCTAGTCATGATACTAGCGACTGTATACCTGGCGTACCAGTTTTAGGTAAAGGAGCTGCTATTTTAATTAAAGATGGTGGAACTCTTACAGATCCAATGTTAGTAAATGATTTAATGACTATTTCAAAAGAAAAAGACATTAAAGCTTATAAATATATTGCTGAAGGTGGTGGAACTGATGCTTCACAATTACAATATGGACAAGGTGGAGTTTCAACAGTAACGGTAAGTATTCCACAAAGATATTTACATTCACCAATAGGTTTAGCTAGCTTAGTTGATATTGAGGCAACAATTGATTTAGTTAGCGAATTTATTAAATCATTTAATAGTGAAAAATTAAAAGAATACAGAAAATAA
- a CDS encoding glycoside hydrolase family 1 protein: MNKSVFKEGFLWGGAIAANQAEGAYLDGGKGLSIPDMLLGGNKDTPRRFSSVIDQNAFYPSHDAIKFYERYKEDIALFAEMGFKVFRFSINWGRIFPNGNDEKPNEEGLKFYENVIDECLKYNIEPLITLAHYEMPWALVKNYNGFESREVIDFFVKYVKTVFTRYKDKVKYWLTFNEINAPVKLNGKLGIGDLYSLGVMDKDDKSSKEKIDLNKLKTDKRRSYLALHNQFVASALAVIEAKKINTNFMIGNMVLQSTAYPLTPDPKDVLLTQFEDNLYNHFCNDVQARGAYPEYMYRYFRDNNIDYSFITEEDKQILSKGTVDFISFSYYQTSCVSATLKSDEGVGNFTFGIANPHLKASDWGWQIDPDGLRYTLNKLHGRYPDKPLMVVENGLGAIDKVEADGSINDDYRIDYLRQHINAMSEAVKDGVPLIGYTTWGPIDLVSAGTGEFAKRYGFIYVNRHDDGTGDFSRSKKKSFYWYKKVIESNGSDLD; encoded by the coding sequence ATGAATAAATCAGTTTTCAAAGAAGGTTTCCTTTGAGGTGGGGCTATTGCAGCTAACCAAGCTGAGGGGGCTTATTTAGATGGAGGTAAAGGACTTTCAATTCCTGATATGCTTCTTGGTGGTAATAAAGATACACCAAGAAGATTCTCTTCAGTAATTGATCAAAACGCTTTCTATCCATCTCACGACGCTATTAAATTCTATGAACGTTACAAAGAAGATATCGCTCTCTTTGCTGAAATGGGATTTAAAGTATTCCGTTTCAGTATTAACTGAGGAAGAATTTTTCCTAATGGTAATGATGAAAAACCAAATGAAGAAGGTTTGAAATTCTATGAAAACGTTATTGATGAATGTTTAAAATACAATATTGAACCTCTTATTACACTTGCTCACTACGAAATGCCTTGAGCACTTGTAAAAAACTATAACGGTTTTGAAAGCAGAGAAGTTATCGACTTCTTTGTTAAATATGTAAAAACAGTATTTACTAGATATAAAGACAAAGTTAAATACTGACTTACATTTAATGAAATTAATGCACCAGTTAAATTAAACGGAAAACTTGGAATTGGTGATTTATACTCACTTGGAGTAATGGATAAAGATGATAAGTCTTCAAAAGAAAAAATCGACTTGAACAAATTAAAAACAGATAAAAGAAGAAGTTATTTGGCATTACACAACCAATTTGTTGCCTCAGCTCTTGCTGTGATTGAAGCTAAGAAAATTAATACTAACTTTATGATTGGTAATATGGTACTTCAATCAACAGCTTATCCGCTTACACCAGATCCTAAAGATGTTTTATTAACTCAATTTGAAGATAATTTATACAACCATTTCTGTAATGATGTACAAGCTAGAGGTGCATATCCAGAATATATGTATAGATACTTTAGAGATAATAACATTGATTACAGTTTTATAACCGAAGAAGACAAACAAATTCTTTCTAAAGGAACAGTAGACTTTATTAGTTTCTCATACTATCAAACAAGTTGTGTTAGTGCAACACTCAAAAGTGATGAAGGAGTTGGAAACTTCACATTTGGTATTGCTAACCCACACTTAAAAGCAAGTGATTGAGGATGACAAATTGACCCAGACGGACTTCGTTATACATTAAACAAACTTCATGGACGTTATCCTGATAAGCCATTAATGGTTGTTGAAAATGGACTTGGAGCAATTGATAAAGTTGAAGCTGACGGTTCAATTAATGATGATTACCGTATCGACTACTTAAGACAACACATTAATGCTATGTCCGAAGCAGTTAAAGACGGTGTTCCACTTATAGGTTATACAACATGAGGACCTATTGACTTAGTTTCGGCTGGTACAGGAGAATTTGCTAAACGTTATGGATTTATCTATGTAAATAGACATGACGATGGAACAGGTGATTTCTCACGTAGTAAGAAAAAATCATTCTACTGATATAAAAAAGTTATTGAATCTAACGGTTCAGACCTAGATTAA
- the pgsA gene encoding CDP-diacylglycerol--glycerol-3-phosphate 3-phosphatidyltransferase, giving the protein MKTNYLNKFNELNLPNKLTVIRLFLSVPLFIFSLLAFLMNILANKYIPNSNDLYRGWINNPYKIALVVFLLFILIIFIVAMITDFFDGKIAREKNLVSDFGKLWDPIADKMITTISLLLLLGLKAIPLFVVIIFLARDLVVAGCRTVLAKNNVSVEANINGKIKTVLMSVGIVIMFIFLITYNIKTTSFFDPLTFKTPLIETNYETFIYCLSIPLMIAAIFNVISGYQYISAAIKFMK; this is encoded by the coding sequence ATGAAAACAAATTATTTAAATAAATTCAATGAATTAAATTTACCTAATAAATTAACGGTAATTAGATTATTTTTATCAGTTCCACTCTTTATTTTTTCACTATTAGCGTTTTTAATGAATATTTTAGCAAATAAATATATTCCTAATTCAAATGATTTATACAGGGGTTGAATAAATAATCCATACAAAATTGCATTAGTAGTATTTTTACTGTTTATCTTAATAATCTTTATTGTTGCTATGATTACTGATTTCTTTGATGGAAAAATTGCTAGAGAAAAAAACTTAGTAAGCGATTTTGGAAAACTTTGAGATCCTATTGCTGATAAAATGATTACAACAATTTCTTTATTACTTTTATTGGGACTTAAAGCAATTCCTCTTTTTGTTGTGATTATCTTTTTAGCTAGAGATTTAGTAGTTGCTGGATGTAGAACTGTTTTAGCAAAAAATAATGTATCAGTTGAAGCAAATATTAATGGAAAGATTAAAACTGTTTTAATGAGTGTCGGAATTGTGATTATGTTTATTTTCCTAATTACTTACAATATTAAAACTACTTCATTTTTTGATCCCCTCACTTTTAAAACCCCACTAATTGAAACTAATTACGAAACGTTCATATATTGCTTAAGCATTCCTCTCATGATTGCCGCAATATTTAATGTAATTAGTGGGTATCAATATATAAGTGCTGCAATTAAATTTATGAAATAG
- a CDS encoding PTS transporter subunit EIIB produces the protein MNFKMKLKIAFLSIITLGLIWIKWNKENKTKDNTIYQSKKSGINVNKLLDYIGKDNIKQISNTNSRLIVEIINPEIVQIENIKKMNKVNGIMLNSKKLSIILNEYTSAAKEELETLRGK, from the coding sequence ATGAATTTTAAGATGAAGTTAAAAATAGCTTTTTTAAGCATAATAACACTAGGTCTAATTTGAATAAAGTGAAATAAGGAAAACAAGACTAAAGATAACACAATTTATCAATCTAAAAAGAGTGGAATAAACGTAAATAAACTGCTTGATTATATTGGAAAAGATAATATTAAGCAAATTTCAAATACCAATTCACGTTTAATTGTTGAAATAATTAATCCTGAAATTGTACAAATTGAAAATATTAAAAAAATGAATAAAGTTAATGGAATTATGTTAAATTCTAAAAAACTTTCAATTATATTAAATGAATACACTTCCGCAGCTAAAGAAGAATTAGAAACATTAAGAGGTAAATAA
- a CDS encoding IS30 family transposase produces the protein MIIANIKNSLEKVVCIKTKRKHLPNNHYLIKNSDEEIRLLHSKVIKTRLLKENQMSILHFNECLRLIGQNKTISQVSNIVRFQPKTIKKLLKISATNQGDFVKKFKKVCRNCDNYINYVNYIDFNLLAEYLIFYRSRRTRLHSKTIQNKWKDFIRFWNEEVDYFRKNRFSKDFTKRAIKVSAKALVNKFKKHYPDSPCPTTSTVYKCLKSNEFSLSIDILQFLSVGKYRKRTLKTQKSSLKNAIPIHQRPEEANNRTTEGHYELDTVIGKREDKYCLVTVLDRKSRRLYSVRSLKTSLAVKKSLIKIIENNALKIKTLTIDNGSENVLLHEVINQNNLYKCDAYCSYQKGSIENIHRHIRRYIAKGISIDKFSDEQIQIMINRINEYLLLISK, from the coding sequence ATGATTATAGCAAATATTAAAAATTCTCTTGAAAAAGTTGTGTGTATAAAAACTAAACGAAAACATCTTCCTAACAATCATTATTTGATAAAGAATTCTGATGAAGAAATTAGGTTATTACATTCGAAAGTCATAAAAACAAGACTATTGAAAGAGAATCAAATGAGTATTCTTCATTTTAATGAATGTTTAAGGTTAATAGGGCAAAATAAAACCATTTCTCAAGTTTCAAACATTGTAAGATTTCAACCAAAAACTATTAAAAAACTATTAAAAATTTCTGCAACAAATCAAGGTGATTTTGTTAAGAAATTTAAGAAAGTTTGTCGCAATTGCGACAATTATATTAACTATGTTAACTATATAGATTTTAATTTATTAGCTGAATATTTGATATTTTATAGGTCAAGAAGAACTAGACTTCATTCAAAAACTATTCAAAACAAATGAAAAGATTTTATTAGATTTTGAAATGAAGAAGTTGACTATTTTAGAAAAAATCGATTTAGTAAGGATTTTACAAAAAGAGCCATAAAAGTTTCTGCTAAAGCACTTGTTAATAAATTTAAAAAACATTACCCTGATAGTCCTTGTCCTACGACAAGCACTGTATATAAGTGCTTAAAGTCAAATGAGTTTTCATTATCTATAGATATTTTGCAATTTCTTTCGGTAGGAAAATACCGAAAGAGAACTCTTAAAACTCAAAAAAGTTCTCTTAAAAATGCAATTCCAATTCATCAAAGACCTGAGGAAGCTAACAATAGAACTACAGAAGGCCATTACGAACTTGATACAGTTATTGGTAAACGTGAGGACAAGTATTGTTTAGTTACTGTCTTAGATAGGAAATCTAGAAGACTCTATTCAGTTAGGTCACTAAAAACTTCATTAGCAGTTAAAAAATCATTGATTAAAATTATTGAAAATAACGCATTAAAAATCAAAACTTTAACAATTGACAACGGCTCCGAGAACGTGTTGTTGCACGAAGTTATTAATCAAAACAATTTATACAAATGTGACGCGTACTGCTCATATCAAAAAGGTTCTATCGAGAACATTCATAGACATATCAGAAGATATATTGCTAAAGGTATTTCAATTGACAAATTTTCTGATGAACAAATTCAAATAATGATCAATAGAATTAACGAATATTTATTACTTATCTCAAAATAA
- a CDS encoding MHJ_0274 family protein, with product MQLIKSFETSGSKGGFTQIFNTPVSWIILAVVGVIFLAWISYSYIKGQLDKKKLKKQALDLEMKSKDEYNESLAKMHYIIKTNEKYLNEFTVSIGRYNMGDLTNTTHSIITDLLSEQYFKDLILFNIDYKKYVNHIITLKDNKSNNWAKKCNNSLLEIERLFEQNKDSYDEDKLKNFEERVLKYYENKLFK from the coding sequence GTGCAATTAATAAAATCATTTGAAACATCTGGTTCAAAAGGGGGATTCACTCAGATATTTAACACACCAGTATCCTGAATTATTTTAGCAGTAGTTGGAGTTATTTTTTTAGCTTGGATTTCTTATTCATATATTAAAGGTCAATTAGATAAGAAAAAACTTAAAAAACAAGCTTTAGACTTAGAAATGAAATCTAAGGATGAATATAATGAATCACTTGCTAAAATGCACTATATTATTAAAACAAATGAAAAATATTTAAATGAATTCACTGTAAGTATTGGTCGATATAATATGGGTGATTTAACAAATACTACTCACAGTATTATTACAGATTTACTTAGTGAGCAATATTTTAAAGATTTAATTTTATTTAACATTGATTATAAAAAATATGTAAATCATATAATAACCTTAAAGGATAATAAAAGTAATAACTGAGCTAAAAAATGTAATAATTCACTATTAGAAATTGAAAGACTTTTTGAGCAAAACAAAGATTCTTATGATGAAGATAAATTAAAAAACTTCGAAGAAAGGGTTTTAAAATACTATGAAAACAAATTATTTAAATAA
- a CDS encoding glucose PTS transporter subunit IIA, producing the protein MTNKELAQSILNEVGGTENVKSLTHCMTRLRFELNDYSKVDDKSISSLKGVQGVMKVGNQYQIIIGTHVNKLYDEMNSLSGFGHKEETTKTGFDIKKFFGSILPFISACISPLFPALIGGGLLKVLVLILGPSLTNVLSETNHTYVILSALADTAFYFLPLGLAYTASKQLKVNMAMALAVVALLIHPNLIALFDSENAAKFATQDGIKLFGFLPIVTGTYSSSFLPALFAVISLKYVDWVFDKIIPNIIKSFLKPPLVLIVAGVITLFALAPLGNIIGKWIMIALKWVYGYAPWLAIGIIGGAMPFLVMSGMHWAFYAVTLILLADPATGNDPFTLPAMLLANLAQGSAALAYSFKLKDKSERSQAISAGVLALLTGITEPAMYGVNLKYKKPIMVVSFVSFLGGIAYGILGVTAYAGATPALLSIAEFISPNGSWENITYTAIIAGIAIILTFVLTLIISSDKIQFSKKAMILNKIKVKKLTLYNPMSGKTIALKDVNDATFASEVLGKGYAIEPKEGILRAPFNGTVQVVMDSKHAIGLKSDDGMEVLMHIGIDTVKLNGKHFKSNLKVGDRVSLGDNLIKFDIKAIKKEGYELTTPIIPMFPT; encoded by the coding sequence ATGACTAATAAAGAATTAGCTCAATCTATTCTTAATGAAGTTGGTGGGACAGAGAATGTTAAGTCTCTTACACACTGTATGACTAGATTAAGATTTGAGCTTAATGATTACTCTAAAGTAGATGATAAAAGCATTTCATCTCTTAAAGGGGTTCAAGGTGTCATGAAAGTAGGGAATCAATATCAAATAATTATTGGTACCCATGTAAACAAACTTTATGATGAAATGAACTCACTATCTGGTTTTGGTCACAAAGAAGAAACTACTAAAACTGGATTCGATATTAAGAAATTTTTTGGAAGTATATTGCCATTTATTTCTGCATGTATCTCACCATTATTCCCTGCCTTAATTGGTGGAGGATTATTAAAGGTTCTTGTTTTAATTCTTGGACCTTCATTAACTAATGTTCTTTCTGAAACAAATCACACTTATGTAATTTTAAGTGCCTTAGCTGATACAGCTTTTTACTTCTTGCCTTTAGGTTTAGCATACACTGCATCTAAACAATTAAAGGTAAATATGGCAATGGCGCTTGCAGTCGTGGCTTTATTAATTCACCCTAATTTAATTGCATTATTCGATTCAGAAAATGCTGCAAAATTTGCAACACAAGATGGTATTAAATTATTTGGATTTTTACCTATTGTAACTGGTACATATTCATCCAGTTTCTTACCAGCTTTATTCGCTGTTATTTCACTTAAATATGTTGACTGAGTGTTTGATAAAATAATACCTAATATTATTAAGAGTTTCTTAAAACCTCCATTGGTATTAATTGTTGCTGGAGTTATAACATTATTTGCTTTAGCTCCATTAGGAAATATCATTGGTAAATGAATAATGATCGCTCTTAAATGAGTATATGGATATGCACCATGACTTGCTATTGGAATTATCGGTGGGGCTATGCCATTCTTAGTTATGTCAGGTATGCACTGAGCTTTCTATGCTGTTACACTTATATTATTAGCAGATCCAGCTACAGGTAACGATCCATTCACATTACCAGCTATGTTGCTTGCTAACTTAGCGCAAGGTTCAGCAGCGCTTGCATATTCATTTAAATTAAAAGACAAATCAGAAAGATCTCAAGCTATTTCTGCTGGGGTACTTGCTCTTTTAACAGGAATTACTGAACCAGCTATGTATGGTGTTAACCTTAAATATAAAAAACCTATTATGGTAGTTTCATTTGTATCATTCTTAGGTGGTATAGCATACGGAATTTTAGGAGTTACTGCTTATGCAGGTGCTACACCGGCGCTATTAAGTATTGCTGAATTTATTAGTCCAAATGGAAGTTGAGAGAATATTACTTACACCGCTATTATTGCGGGAATTGCTATTATTTTAACATTTGTACTAACTCTTATAATTTCAAGTGATAAAATTCAATTCTCTAAAAAAGCTATGATTTTAAACAAAATTAAAGTTAAAAAATTAACTTTATACAACCCAATGAGCGGAAAAACTATTGCCCTTAAAGATGTTAATGATGCAACTTTTGCTTCAGAAGTTCTTGGAAAAGGCTATGCAATTGAACCTAAAGAAGGAATTTTAAGAGCTCCTTTTAACGGTACTGTTCAAGTGGTTATGGATTCAAAACACGCTATTGGTCTAAAATCAGATGATGGTATGGAAGTTTTAATGCACATCGGTATAGATACTGTAAAATTAAATGGAAAACATTTTAAATCAAATCTTAAAGTTGGTGATAGAGTTTCATTAGGTGATAATCTAATTAAATTTGATATTAAAGCTATCAAAAAAGAAGGTTATGAATTAACAACTCCAATTATTCCTATGTTTCCCACTTAG